One Lacunisphaera limnophila DNA window includes the following coding sequences:
- a CDS encoding aromatic ring-hydroxylating oxygenase subunit alpha yields MTPPRNCTFPATDWTVLARCWHAVALSADVTATAPFAARLLDQDLVLYRTATGLTVAADLCVHRGAPLSLGCMQEGAIACAYHGYRYDGTGRCTLIPAHPNAPIPGKLALRVFPARERHGLVWVSLDPGAQPDTVPDFPEHVDPAFQIVTVPPFDWDASAGRQVESFCDVAHFTFVHPTTFAASDPVVPRYEVEATPRGVRAEFASRVGNVSDPAAAQQTWRRIYQLHLPFTAHLSVDFPAGGRLVVFNAACPVSARRTRVFAVVARNFDRDQPVADLIAFQQKVYAEDQRIVERQNPEDLPIDLGEEVHVKADRTSVEYRRQLARLGLGRGFTA; encoded by the coding sequence ATGACCCCGCCCCGGAACTGTACGTTTCCCGCCACCGACTGGACCGTGCTCGCACGCTGCTGGCATGCGGTCGCGCTATCGGCAGATGTGACCGCAACGGCGCCGTTCGCCGCCCGCCTGCTGGACCAGGATCTCGTACTCTACCGTACCGCCACCGGGCTCACGGTTGCGGCCGATCTCTGCGTGCATCGCGGTGCGCCCCTCAGCCTCGGGTGCATGCAGGAAGGTGCCATCGCCTGTGCCTACCACGGCTATCGCTATGACGGCACCGGCCGCTGCACGCTCATCCCGGCCCATCCGAACGCTCCGATCCCGGGCAAGCTGGCCCTCCGGGTCTTTCCCGCGCGCGAACGCCACGGCCTTGTCTGGGTCAGTCTCGATCCGGGGGCGCAACCGGACACGGTGCCGGACTTCCCCGAGCACGTCGACCCGGCGTTCCAGATCGTGACCGTGCCGCCCTTTGACTGGGATGCGTCAGCCGGCCGACAGGTCGAGAGCTTCTGCGACGTGGCGCATTTCACCTTTGTTCATCCCACCACCTTCGCCGCCAGCGATCCCGTGGTGCCCCGCTATGAGGTTGAGGCGACGCCCCGCGGGGTGCGCGCCGAGTTTGCCAGCCGCGTGGGCAACGTGAGCGATCCTGCGGCCGCGCAACAGACCTGGCGGCGCATCTACCAGCTGCATCTTCCCTTCACCGCCCATCTGTCCGTCGACTTTCCGGCCGGCGGCCGGCTTGTGGTGTTCAACGCCGCGTGTCCGGTCTCGGCCCGCCGCACCCGCGTGTTTGCGGTGGTCGCGCGCAACTTCGACCGCGACCAGCCCGTCGCGGACCTGATCGCCTTTCAACAAAAGGTCTACGCCGAGGACCAGCGGATCGTGGAGCGACAGAATCCCGAGGACCTGCCCATCGACCTCGGCGAGGAAGTCCACGTGAAGGCCGACCGAACCTCCGTGGAATACCGCCGCCAGCTGGCGCGGCTCGGGCTCGGCCGAGGCTTCACCGCCTGA
- the dctA gene encoding C4-dicarboxylate transporter DctA, with amino-acid sequence MSPQAPASAPTPWYRTLYLQVLVAVAAGIIVGWLAPEQGKYLKPLGDGFVKLVKMLISPIVFCTIVLGLGSVGDMRKLGRVGLRTLVYFEIVSTLALIVGLVVVNSLRPGEGFNVDVAQLAPDATREFARNAQSLSGVGFVLNIIPKTIFEAFVGGDLLQVLLVALLTSLALAGMGTPSAPLIRGLELLSTMLFRILAIIVRLAPVGAFGAMAFTVSSYGLGSLHRLLALMAGFYVTSGFFVFVILGGIARACGFSLFRFLAFIKEELLLVLGTSSSETAMPGMIAKLQALGCQKSTVGLVIPTGYSFNLDGTNIYMAMAAVFLAQATNTPLSVGQQLTFLGVAMLTSKGASGVTGAGFVTLAATLAAMPGIPVEAMALLLGVDRFMSECRAITNLIGNGVATLVISLWEKDVTSAALRASLGPLQKSIQSEFNNG; translated from the coding sequence GTGTCCCCACAAGCTCCCGCCTCCGCCCCGACACCTTGGTACCGGACCCTGTATTTGCAGGTGCTTGTCGCTGTAGCTGCCGGCATTATTGTTGGCTGGCTGGCACCAGAGCAGGGTAAATACCTGAAGCCCCTGGGCGACGGTTTCGTCAAGTTGGTGAAGATGCTCATCTCGCCGATCGTATTTTGCACAATCGTGCTCGGGCTCGGTTCTGTCGGCGACATGCGAAAACTCGGTCGTGTCGGCCTGCGCACTTTGGTCTACTTCGAAATTGTTTCGACCCTGGCGCTCATCGTAGGCCTGGTCGTCGTCAACAGCCTCCGTCCAGGTGAAGGGTTCAATGTGGATGTGGCCCAGTTGGCTCCCGATGCCACCCGGGAGTTTGCCCGAAACGCCCAGTCCCTCTCGGGCGTGGGCTTCGTCCTGAACATTATCCCCAAGACCATCTTCGAGGCCTTTGTGGGCGGAGACCTGCTGCAGGTTCTGCTGGTCGCACTCTTAACTAGCTTGGCGCTGGCAGGGATGGGGACTCCATCCGCTCCGCTCATCCGCGGCCTCGAACTCCTCTCGACGATGCTATTCCGAATCCTGGCCATCATAGTGCGGCTTGCCCCGGTCGGGGCCTTCGGGGCGATGGCTTTCACGGTGAGCAGCTACGGCCTGGGTTCTCTGCACCGTCTTTTGGCCCTGATGGCGGGGTTCTATGTGACATCGGGCTTCTTCGTTTTCGTGATTCTGGGCGGAATCGCGCGGGCGTGCGGCTTCTCCCTCTTCCGCTTTCTCGCGTTCATTAAGGAAGAGTTGCTGCTCGTGCTTGGCACCAGTTCCAGCGAAACCGCCATGCCCGGCATGATCGCCAAGCTACAGGCGCTCGGCTGCCAAAAGTCCACCGTGGGGTTGGTGATTCCGACGGGCTACAGCTTCAATCTCGACGGTACCAACATCTACATGGCTATGGCCGCTGTGTTTCTAGCCCAAGCCACCAATACCCCGCTTAGTGTTGGGCAGCAACTCACATTCCTCGGCGTGGCGATGCTAACATCCAAGGGAGCCAGCGGGGTAACAGGCGCTGGCTTCGTCACGCTCGCGGCCACCCTCGCGGCTATGCCTGGCATCCCGGTCGAAGCCATGGCGCTGCTGCTCGGCGTCGATCGCTTCATGAGTGAGTGCCGCGCGATCACCAACTTGATTGGCAACGGCGTAGCCACGTTGGTGATCAGCCTTTGGGAAAAGGATGTAACGTCGGCAGCCCTACGCGCCAGCCTAGGCCCGTTGCAGAAGAGCATCCAAAGCGAATTCAATAATGGTTGA
- a CDS encoding sialate O-acetylesterase encodes MSSITCLLTAAPEDPKWEIAGMFGDNMVLQQNQPNPVWGRSSPGALVRIEIAGTTSETRTDTDGRWKITLPSLPAGGPHRMKIRGRNTTTFTNVMVGEVWLVSGQSNMDFRLSMATGAAADIAAADLPNIRNLRVPQVVSRTRLDRMEQTAWQMCSPGTAGGFSAVAFHFARRLHAERGVAVGIINATWSGTPAEAWTSYQSLAVLPAFSERVQSILASNEDWAAGQQASLRIDAERDAVFEKGTAGVQHGAHRADFDDQAWPVANYPLSAATMKLPDYAIVWLRKSVEVPPAAAGRDLIVNLGRCYEWDQTYFNGILVGSHRWSGVREYRVPGRLVRAGANSISIRLYSEWSAGQLGKGEDQPTLTAADGSVQLSLLGPWRYDGSFEPTLIVPRYYQREPTALFNGMISPIVGYGLRGALWYQGEGNAGRPVEYQTLLPALIQEWRWQWGQGDFPFLIVQLPSTTDYDWAELREAQAMATQLTNVGLAVTLDIGDPADLHPADKRPFGERLYRLARHVAYGEDTIWTGPMFAGLASSDSGLRITFKEVGGGLSTRDGQPIRGFELKTPAGDYVSAEASIEGASVVVRSSAIPHPTTVRYAWARNPDANLINQEGLPAAPFRAELPAQR; translated from the coding sequence ATGAGTTCGATCACTTGTCTGCTGACAGCAGCGCCCGAAGACCCGAAATGGGAAATCGCAGGCATGTTTGGCGACAACATGGTGCTGCAGCAGAATCAGCCGAATCCTGTGTGGGGCCGCAGCTCCCCTGGCGCTTTAGTCCGCATCGAGATCGCCGGCACCACCAGCGAGACCCGGACCGACACGGATGGTCGCTGGAAAATCACCCTGCCCTCATTGCCAGCGGGTGGACCTCACCGCATGAAGATCCGAGGCCGGAATACCACAACATTCACCAATGTGATGGTTGGTGAGGTTTGGCTGGTATCCGGTCAGTCCAATATGGATTTCCGCCTGAGCATGGCTACTGGTGCTGCGGCCGACATCGCGGCGGCTGACTTGCCAAACATCCGCAACCTCCGGGTGCCCCAAGTCGTGAGCCGAACGCGGCTCGACCGGATGGAGCAAACTGCGTGGCAGATGTGCTCGCCGGGGACCGCCGGGGGATTCTCCGCCGTGGCGTTTCATTTTGCGCGCAGGCTGCACGCCGAGCGCGGCGTCGCGGTCGGTATCATCAACGCCACTTGGAGCGGCACGCCGGCGGAAGCCTGGACAAGCTATCAGAGCCTTGCGGTGCTGCCCGCCTTTTCCGAGCGGGTGCAAAGCATCCTGGCCTCGAACGAGGACTGGGCAGCCGGACAACAGGCCTCTCTGCGCATTGACGCCGAGCGCGACGCCGTTTTCGAGAAAGGCACGGCTGGCGTTCAGCACGGCGCCCACCGGGCTGACTTTGATGACCAGGCCTGGCCCGTTGCCAACTATCCCCTCAGCGCGGCCACGATGAAACTGCCCGACTATGCCATCGTCTGGCTGAGAAAGTCCGTCGAGGTGCCGCCCGCTGCGGCCGGCCGGGACCTAATCGTGAACCTCGGCCGCTGCTACGAATGGGACCAAACCTACTTCAACGGGATACTCGTGGGCTCGCATCGTTGGAGCGGCGTGCGCGAGTACCGCGTGCCCGGCCGCCTCGTCAGGGCCGGCGCCAACTCCATTTCGATCCGGCTCTACTCCGAATGGTCGGCCGGCCAGCTGGGCAAGGGTGAAGATCAACCTACGCTCACCGCCGCTGATGGCTCGGTGCAACTTTCCCTGCTGGGGCCGTGGCGATACGACGGCAGTTTCGAGCCGACGCTGATCGTGCCACGCTACTACCAGCGCGAACCCACGGCGCTCTTCAATGGCATGATCTCCCCCATCGTCGGTTACGGCCTCCGCGGAGCCTTGTGGTATCAAGGTGAGGGCAACGCAGGCCGCCCGGTGGAATATCAGACCCTTCTTCCCGCCCTCATTCAAGAATGGCGCTGGCAATGGGGTCAGGGCGATTTCCCCTTCCTCATCGTCCAACTACCAAGCACGACGGACTACGATTGGGCCGAACTGCGTGAGGCGCAGGCCATGGCAACGCAGCTGACCAATGTCGGCCTTGCGGTCACGCTCGACATCGGCGATCCAGCGGATCTTCACCCCGCCGATAAGCGCCCGTTCGGCGAACGCCTCTACCGGTTGGCCCGCCACGTGGCGTATGGCGAGGACACAATCTGGACGGGCCCGATGTTCGCCGGTCTAGCGTCCTCGGATTCCGGCTTGCGGATCACCTTCAAAGAAGTCGGGGGCGGCCTTTCGACCCGCGATGGGCAACCTATTCGCGGCTTCGAGCTGAAAACCCCGGCCGGCGATTATGTGTCCGCCGAAGCCTCCATTGAGGGCGCAAGCGTTGTCGTCAGATCGAGCGCCATCCCGCACCCGACGACTGTGCGCTACGCGTGGGCCCGCAATCCCGACGCTAACCTGATCAATCAGGAAGGACTGCCGGCTGCACCATTCCGGGCCGAACTACCGGCCCAACGCTAA
- a CDS encoding GDSL-type esterase/lipase family protein has translation MNYFVLRQRWIYIIFLLLGGASTTWAEPLPRDPQRFASEIMRYEEADAAQRPLPGQILFLGSSTIRLWVTLQEDFASFEVINRGFGGARLAEVTLNLQRIAFPYAPRQIVLFAGGNDLADGHSPEQVLADFQRFVEHTRRALPDVPISYIGIYHNPQRWHLRHKFRETNSLIANFCRHTPALEFIETYPSFLAADGKPSPALFAEDKLHLNAAGYKVLAALLCPHLLSAAHARNPKPTQ, from the coding sequence ATGAATTATTTCGTCCTCCGCCAGCGCTGGATATACATTATATTCCTTCTGCTCGGCGGGGCTAGCACGACCTGGGCCGAACCGCTCCCGCGCGACCCACAGCGCTTTGCGAGCGAGATCATGCGCTATGAAGAGGCTGATGCCGCGCAACGGCCGCTTCCTGGACAGATTCTGTTTCTCGGCAGCTCGACGATCCGGCTTTGGGTAACCCTCCAGGAGGACTTCGCCAGTTTTGAGGTGATCAATCGCGGCTTTGGCGGCGCGCGGCTGGCGGAGGTCACTCTGAATCTCCAGCGCATCGCCTTTCCCTATGCGCCGCGGCAGATCGTGTTGTTCGCCGGGGGCAATGACCTAGCCGACGGCCATTCCCCGGAGCAAGTGCTGGCCGACTTCCAACGCTTTGTGGAACACACGCGGCGCGCCTTGCCGGATGTCCCCATCAGCTACATCGGGATCTACCACAATCCCCAGCGCTGGCACCTGCGCCACAAGTTTCGCGAGACCAACTCGCTTATCGCCAACTTCTGCCGGCATACGCCTGCGCTGGAGTTCATCGAAACCTATCCCTCGTTTCTGGCCGCTGATGGTAAGCCTTCGCCCGCGCTCTTCGCCGAGGACAAACTGCACCTGAATGCGGCGGGCTACAAGGTGCTCGCCGCGCTGCTGTGCCCCCATTTGCTTTCAGCAGCACACGCCCGCAACCCAAAACCCACCCAGTGA
- a CDS encoding SAM hydrolase/SAM-dependent halogenase family protein → MKSRSLLLLLLLVTARLAAGPNAIVIQTDFGTKDGAVAAMKGIAFGVSPGLPIFDLSQDNTPYNIWEAAYRLKQTATFWPAGTVFVSVVDPGVGTERSSIVLQTKSGHFFVGPDNGTWTLVAEELGVAAVRRIDETTNRRAGSEKSYTFHGRDIYAFVGARLAAGLIPYEQVGPLLEAKVVSLPYQKATREGAALLGTIPMIDFHYGNVWTNIPDTLFEALTPAPQFGETFTVTIFHDGKEVWRGPMPYARTFGEVPEGSPLLYLNSLLNVAFALNMGSFSETHGLSSGGAWTVRVERAK, encoded by the coding sequence ATGAAATCCCGCTCCCTGCTTCTGTTGCTCCTGCTCGTCACCGCCCGCCTGGCGGCCGGCCCCAACGCCATCGTCATCCAGACCGACTTCGGCACGAAGGACGGTGCCGTCGCCGCCATGAAGGGCATCGCCTTCGGGGTCTCGCCCGGGCTGCCGATCTTTGATCTCAGCCAGGATAATACGCCCTACAACATCTGGGAGGCGGCTTACCGCCTGAAGCAGACCGCCACCTTCTGGCCCGCCGGCACGGTGTTCGTCTCCGTGGTCGACCCGGGCGTCGGGACCGAGCGCTCGTCGATTGTGCTCCAGACCAAGAGCGGACATTTCTTCGTCGGCCCCGACAACGGCACCTGGACGCTGGTGGCCGAGGAACTGGGCGTCGCCGCCGTGCGCCGCATCGACGAGACGACCAACCGCCGGGCCGGTTCCGAGAAGAGCTATACGTTCCACGGCCGCGACATCTACGCCTTCGTCGGCGCCCGACTGGCCGCCGGCCTGATCCCCTACGAGCAGGTCGGGCCGCTCCTCGAGGCGAAGGTCGTGAGCCTGCCTTACCAGAAGGCCACCCGCGAGGGTGCCGCCCTGCTCGGCACCATCCCGATGATTGATTTCCACTATGGCAATGTGTGGACGAACATCCCCGACACCCTCTTTGAGGCGCTGACGCCCGCGCCCCAGTTCGGCGAGACCTTTACCGTCACGATCTTTCATGACGGCAAGGAGGTCTGGCGCGGCCCCATGCCCTACGCCCGGACCTTTGGCGAAGTGCCCGAGGGTTCGCCGCTGCTTTACCTGAACAGCCTGCTCAACGTGGCCTTCGCCCTCAACATGGGCAGCTTTTCCGAGACCCACGGCCTCTCCTCCGGCGGCGCCTGGACCGTGCGGGTCGAGCGGGCGAAGTGA
- a CDS encoding uracil-xanthine permease family protein — MDILPPPAAPEKNTTILYGLEDKIPLGPSVLVGVQHVSAMVVGTVTPPLILAGALKFSPADTAYLVSIALLASAFGTWLQCRRRGPVGSGLLSVTGTSFAFLQPLSLAGQAGGLALMLGVSCVTAPLLILLAPFIARLRRVFTPLVSGVVVLLIGASLIPTAFYGLATPVAPDAPPWLGLVVGLVVVAVIVGAQASGRAWARIGGAALGIIAGCAVCGWFGGLRAPEAGSGAWFTLPRFFPHGFAFDWKFVPPFLFITLVSMLEAIGDITATSQLSGLPGKGPDHWKRISGGVLADGITSTVSALFGGFPSATYAQNNGVIQITGVASRRVGYVMAVILALLGLVPAVGRWITVLPPPVLGGLALMMFGLVAVAGVRLLFSAGLGQREGVIVALSLGMGLGLPTQPALLASLPGWLHGLLESGISAGGLTALVLTLAWPGPVSAKD, encoded by the coding sequence ATGGACATCCTACCCCCGCCGGCTGCGCCGGAGAAAAACACGACGATCCTCTATGGCCTGGAGGACAAGATCCCGCTCGGGCCCTCGGTGCTGGTCGGGGTGCAGCATGTGTCCGCCATGGTGGTCGGTACGGTCACGCCGCCGCTGATCCTGGCGGGCGCCCTGAAGTTTTCCCCGGCCGACACCGCCTATCTCGTGAGTATCGCGCTGCTGGCCTCGGCTTTTGGCACCTGGCTGCAATGCCGCCGGCGCGGCCCGGTCGGGTCGGGTCTGCTGAGCGTCACGGGCACGAGCTTTGCGTTTCTCCAACCGTTGTCACTGGCGGGCCAAGCCGGCGGGCTCGCACTCATGCTGGGCGTTTCGTGCGTGACGGCGCCGCTGTTGATTTTGCTGGCACCCTTCATCGCGCGCCTGCGGCGCGTCTTCACGCCGCTGGTCTCGGGGGTGGTGGTGCTGCTGATCGGCGCCTCGCTGATCCCGACCGCCTTCTATGGGTTAGCGACGCCAGTGGCGCCCGACGCGCCGCCGTGGCTGGGCCTCGTGGTCGGTCTGGTGGTGGTGGCGGTGATTGTCGGCGCGCAGGCCTCGGGCCGTGCCTGGGCGCGCATCGGCGGCGCGGCGCTCGGTATCATCGCGGGTTGTGCCGTGTGCGGGTGGTTTGGCGGCCTGCGGGCGCCGGAGGCCGGTAGCGGCGCGTGGTTCACGCTGCCGCGGTTTTTCCCGCATGGGTTCGCCTTCGATTGGAAATTTGTGCCGCCGTTCCTGTTCATCACGCTGGTATCGATGCTGGAGGCGATCGGTGACATCACCGCCACCTCGCAGCTCTCGGGCCTGCCGGGCAAGGGGCCCGACCATTGGAAGCGGATTTCGGGCGGGGTGCTGGCCGACGGCATCACGAGCACGGTGTCGGCGCTGTTTGGCGGTTTTCCCAGCGCGACCTATGCGCAGAACAACGGCGTCATCCAGATCACGGGCGTGGCGAGCCGCCGCGTCGGTTACGTGATGGCCGTGATCCTGGCCCTGCTCGGGTTGGTGCCGGCGGTGGGCCGCTGGATCACGGTGCTGCCGCCGCCCGTGCTGGGCGGGTTGGCGCTGATGATGTTCGGCCTCGTGGCGGTGGCCGGCGTGCGCCTGCTTTTCTCAGCGGGCCTCGGCCAGCGCGAGGGGGTGATCGTGGCCCTGTCGCTCGGCATGGGCCTCGGTCTGCCGACGCAACCCGCTCTGCTGGCGAGTCTCCCCGGCTGGTTGCACGGCTTGCTGGAGTCCGGGATCTCTGCCGGCGGGCTCACCGCGCTGGTACTGACGCTCGCTTGGCCGGGACCGGTGAGCGCGAAGGATTGA
- a CDS encoding TonB-dependent receptor — protein MNTNLLRTLLSGLALASLTGPSFAQTTPPVDNSPPTDGEVLELERFKVTSGVDVEAIVLPIARPFNSVFGTDDNIVDVPRNVTIISRQQLSDISIESVLDFSKLTSSAFTTTNFGAPSNASIRGQSADVFLNGVRSRITSNGNGLPVDFNSVESVNIVKGPATAVQGASMYVGGFIDLVSKRPYFDKTKGSVSATIGSYNTKRWTVDVGGPISKELAYRASYSGEDSDGYYVNGFKKTHSFYGALSYRPNPNYELFVNSQFFVANYTENWGINRVTQNLIDHGLYTTGININNGSAGSPSDAQNSYHVQAGGNTIAWGPEVKINRHTRLLRPSNDSYGEEFNIQAIQTLKLSAEMKLKNTSFYSHTERDTISTYYYSEIIDPSYFMENRTEFIYDSPKFTVNTGLDLRYQRTKAYDDYFFEPANVWDITKDVNFINVYNSAAFVNGGRGFAVPGWPGRFAQPGLFNGDTNDSKGTTIGPFAQSTWNINDKWSLVTGVRVDYFKAKVREPLLPPFVRDEMSVSLPNYNVSLIYKPTTTSSVYATYNNSKNTSGAVGNGGGITGWDGNNFGQLDKELFQQPSELYEIGTKYALAGNTVFLNFAAYDQKRTAKSTSSTVVQEYHYKGFEAELNYQPNKHIYATMSYSYIDAEASVGFQYAMFDPGELPPGNSTNAAIMFGNTAKVSGLPSHLFNALASYSFDNGFSVSANAVLTGEMNNNTAGSLVIPFQYTIDASASYAWKDWNFRMQILNVTDEENWSPPNAVYGNGSILALPGTQVQFSVKYSF, from the coding sequence ATGAATACCAACTTGCTACGCACGTTGCTGTCCGGCCTTGCGCTCGCCAGCCTCACCGGGCCCTCGTTCGCCCAGACCACCCCGCCGGTGGACAATTCCCCGCCGACCGACGGCGAAGTCCTGGAGCTCGAACGCTTCAAGGTGACCTCCGGCGTCGACGTCGAGGCGATCGTCCTGCCCATCGCCCGCCCGTTCAACTCGGTGTTCGGCACCGATGACAACATCGTCGACGTGCCGCGCAACGTCACGATCATCTCCCGCCAGCAGCTGAGCGACATCAGCATCGAGAGCGTGCTGGACTTCTCCAAGCTGACCTCCAGCGCCTTCACGACGACCAACTTCGGCGCGCCGTCCAACGCCAGCATCCGCGGCCAGTCGGCCGACGTGTTCCTGAACGGCGTGCGCTCGCGCATCACCTCCAACGGCAACGGTCTCCCGGTCGATTTCAACTCGGTCGAGTCCGTGAACATCGTCAAGGGCCCCGCCACCGCGGTGCAGGGCGCCTCGATGTACGTCGGCGGCTTCATCGATCTCGTCTCCAAGCGCCCGTACTTTGACAAGACCAAGGGCTCGGTCAGCGCGACCATCGGCTCCTACAACACCAAGCGCTGGACCGTCGACGTCGGCGGCCCGATCTCCAAGGAGCTGGCGTACCGCGCCAGCTATTCCGGCGAGGACAGCGACGGCTACTACGTCAACGGCTTCAAGAAGACCCACTCCTTCTACGGCGCCCTGAGCTACCGCCCGAACCCGAACTACGAGCTGTTCGTGAACAGCCAGTTCTTCGTCGCCAACTACACCGAAAACTGGGGCATCAACCGCGTGACCCAGAACCTGATCGACCACGGCCTCTACACCACCGGCATCAATATCAACAACGGCTCGGCTGGCTCGCCCTCCGACGCGCAGAACTCGTATCACGTCCAGGCCGGCGGCAACACCATCGCCTGGGGCCCCGAGGTGAAGATCAACCGTCACACCCGCCTGCTCCGTCCGTCCAACGACTCCTACGGCGAGGAGTTCAACATCCAGGCGATCCAGACCCTCAAGCTCTCGGCCGAGATGAAGCTGAAGAACACCTCGTTCTACAGCCACACGGAGCGCGACACGATCAGCACCTACTACTACTCCGAGATCATCGATCCCTCCTACTTCATGGAGAACCGCACGGAGTTCATCTATGACAGCCCGAAGTTCACGGTGAACACCGGCCTGGACCTCCGCTACCAGCGCACCAAGGCCTATGACGACTACTTCTTCGAGCCGGCCAACGTCTGGGACATCACCAAGGACGTGAACTTCATCAACGTCTACAACTCCGCCGCGTTCGTGAACGGCGGCCGCGGCTTCGCGGTCCCCGGCTGGCCCGGCCGCTTCGCCCAGCCCGGCCTCTTCAACGGTGACACCAACGACTCCAAGGGCACGACGATCGGGCCCTTCGCCCAGTCCACCTGGAACATCAACGACAAGTGGAGCCTCGTGACCGGCGTGCGCGTCGACTACTTCAAGGCCAAGGTGCGCGAACCGCTCCTGCCCCCGTTCGTGCGGGATGAGATGAGCGTGTCGCTGCCCAACTACAACGTCTCGCTGATCTACAAGCCCACGACGACCTCGAGCGTCTACGCCACCTACAACAACTCGAAGAACACCTCGGGTGCGGTCGGCAACGGCGGCGGCATCACCGGCTGGGACGGCAACAACTTCGGCCAGCTCGACAAGGAGCTCTTCCAGCAGCCCAGCGAGCTGTACGAAATCGGCACCAAGTACGCCCTCGCCGGCAACACCGTGTTCCTGAACTTCGCCGCCTACGACCAGAAGCGCACGGCCAAGAGCACCAGCTCCACCGTCGTCCAGGAATACCACTACAAGGGCTTCGAGGCCGAGCTGAACTACCAGCCGAACAAGCACATCTACGCCACGATGTCGTACTCCTACATCGATGCCGAGGCCTCCGTCGGCTTCCAGTACGCGATGTTCGACCCGGGTGAGCTGCCGCCGGGCAACTCCACCAACGCGGCGATCATGTTTGGCAACACCGCCAAGGTCTCCGGCCTGCCCTCCCACCTGTTCAACGCCCTCGCCTCGTACTCGTTCGACAACGGCTTCTCGGTCAGCGCGAACGCCGTCCTCACGGGCGAAATGAACAACAACACCGCCGGCAGCCTCGTCATCCCGTTCCAGTACACGATCGACGCCTCGGCCTCCTACGCCTGGAAGGACTGGAACTTCCGCATGCAGATCCTGAACGTCACCGACGAGGAGAACTGGTCGCCGCCGAACGCCGTTTACGGCAACGGCTCGATCCTGGCCCTCCCCGGCACCCAGGTCCAGTTCTCGGTCAAATACAGCTTCTGA
- a CDS encoding purine nucleoside permease: MVTHPPFRRLAASLAFTLVVACPAAEVLRPKVVVVAMFEQGNDIGDAPGEFQFWVEREKLDRVIPLPAGYRDLRANADGSVLGIVTGMGNTNAASSIMALGLDPRFDLSKSYWLVAGIAGLDPADASAGSAVWTDYAVEGDLGHEIDAREIPADWKTGYIPIRKKTPYATPMQPAAERVDNAYALNPGLLQWAYALTKNTPLQDTESVQGFRARYQDHPKALQPPSVLIGSNLASSTYWHGKLLNQWANDWVAYYTEGRGNYVTTAMEDTGTLRALTNLTRAGRADVNRVLVLRTASNHDMQPPGLTAAQSLAGEGIGHYSAFIPSLEAAHAVGSQVVHALVKGWDRYETEIPSAAPQP; the protein is encoded by the coding sequence ATGGTCACCCACCCCCCGTTCCGTCGCCTGGCGGCCAGCCTGGCGTTCACTCTCGTCGTTGCCTGCCCCGCCGCCGAGGTCCTGCGACCCAAGGTCGTCGTCGTTGCTATGTTTGAGCAGGGCAACGACATAGGTGACGCCCCGGGCGAATTCCAATTCTGGGTCGAGCGCGAAAAGCTCGACCGCGTCATCCCCCTGCCCGCCGGCTACCGCGACCTGCGGGCCAATGCCGATGGCTCCGTCCTGGGCATCGTCACGGGCATGGGCAACACCAACGCCGCCAGCAGCATCATGGCCCTCGGCCTCGACCCGCGTTTTGACCTCTCAAAAAGCTACTGGCTCGTGGCTGGCATTGCCGGCCTGGACCCCGCCGACGCCTCCGCCGGCTCCGCCGTCTGGACCGATTACGCGGTCGAGGGTGACCTCGGGCACGAAATCGACGCCCGCGAGATCCCTGCCGACTGGAAAACCGGCTACATCCCCATCCGCAAGAAGACCCCCTACGCCACCCCCATGCAACCGGCCGCGGAACGGGTCGACAACGCCTACGCCCTCAACCCGGGCCTACTGCAGTGGGCCTATGCGCTCACCAAGAACACCCCGCTGCAGGACACCGAGTCCGTGCAGGGTTTCCGGGCCCGCTATCAGGACCACCCCAAGGCCCTCCAGCCCCCCTCCGTCCTCATCGGTTCAAACCTCGCCTCCAGCACCTATTGGCACGGGAAACTCCTCAACCAGTGGGCCAACGACTGGGTCGCCTATTACACCGAGGGCCGCGGCAACTACGTCACGACCGCCATGGAGGACACCGGCACGCTCCGCGCCCTCACCAACCTGACCCGCGCCGGCCGCGCCGACGTCAACCGCGTGCTCGTTCTGCGCACCGCCAGCAACCACGACATGCAGCCCCCGGGCCTCACCGCCGCCCAGAGTCTCGCCGGCGAGGGCATCGGCCACTACTCCGCCTTTATTCCGTCCCTCGAAGCCGCCCACGCGGTCGGCTCCCAAGTCGTCCATGCCCTGGTGAAGGGCTGGGATCGCTACGAGACCGAGATCCCGTCCGCCGCCCCCCAACCATGA